From Mycolicibacterium nivoides, a single genomic window includes:
- a CDS encoding pyridoxamine 5'-phosphate oxidase family protein, producing the protein MKGQELGVLTRRQCLDLLERVRVGRLVFTEDALPAVQPVNFRVWHDDVVIRVAGGPKLTAAIDHQVVAFQADELDADLRTGWSVTIVGHAEPITDVDEQVEVAGTFVQPWAEGRRDHFVRIRAEKVTGRELRDHAMPHYTGSGEG; encoded by the coding sequence ATGAAGGGACAAGAGCTCGGCGTTCTCACCCGCAGGCAGTGCCTGGATCTGTTGGAGCGGGTACGCGTCGGACGATTGGTGTTCACCGAGGATGCGTTGCCGGCCGTACAGCCGGTCAACTTCCGGGTGTGGCACGACGACGTGGTGATCCGGGTGGCCGGTGGGCCCAAGCTGACCGCCGCCATCGACCATCAGGTGGTGGCGTTCCAGGCCGACGAGCTCGACGCCGATCTACGGACGGGTTGGAGCGTGACCATCGTCGGGCACGCCGAGCCGATCACCGACGTGGACGAGCAGGTGGAGGTCGCGGGGACGTTCGTGCAGCCGTGGGCGGAGGGGCGGCGCGACCACTTCGTGCGGATACGGGCCGAGAAGGTCACCGGGCGCGAGCTCCGGGACCACGCGATGCCGCACTACACGGGTAGCGGCGAGGGCTAG